One Eubalaena glacialis isolate mEubGla1 chromosome 11, mEubGla1.1.hap2.+ XY, whole genome shotgun sequence DNA segment encodes these proteins:
- the LOC133101117 gene encoding M-phase phosphoprotein 6-like, protein MAAERKTKLSKNLLRMKFMQRGLDSETKKQLEEEEKKIISEEHWYLDLPELKEKESFIIEEQSFLLCEDLLYGRMSFRGFNPEVEKLMLQMNAKNKAEEVEEETVELDVSDEEMAGRYETLVGTIGKKFAKKRDRANYEEDENGDIKPIKTKKMFLKPQD, encoded by the coding sequence ATGGCGGCCGAGCGCAAAACTAAGTTGTCCAAGAACCTGCTGCGCATGAAGTTCATGCAAAGGGGACTGGACTCAGAAACCAAGAAACAactagaagaggaagaaaagaaaatcattagtGAAGAGCACTGGTACTTGGATTTGCCCGAGCTTAAAGAGAAAGAGAGTTTCATAATAGAAGAGCAGAGTTTCTTGTTATGTGAAGATCTTCTCTATGGAAGAATGTCATTCAGAGGATTTAATCCTGAGGTTGAGAAATTAATGCTTCAGATGAATGCTAAGAACAAAGCAGAAGAAGTTGAAGAGGAAACAGTGGAGCTCGATGTGTCAGATGAAGAAATGGCTGGAAGATATGAGACCTTGGTGGGGACAATTGGGAAAAAGTTTGCCAAAAAAAGAGACCGTGCCAATTACGAAGAAGATGAAAATGGAGACATAAAACCAATTAAAACAAAGAAGATGTTCTTAAAGCCCCAAGATTAA